Proteins from a genomic interval of Candidatus Woesearchaeota archaeon:
- the sufC gene encoding Fe-S cluster assembly ATPase SufC, with amino-acid sequence MLEIKNLHVQVEGKEILKGVTFTIEKGKVYALMGPNGSGKSTLSKVIMGHPHYEVTAGEILLDGKDVLSMSPDERSRAGLFMSFQQPVEIPGVTMSSFLRMAVQAHQEEKLNLVEFHKQVKEKMAELGIDSAFLRRYLNEGFSGGEKKRAEILQMALLKPSFAILDETDSGLDVDSLRVVSEGINKLRGSDIGILLITHYTRILNHIEPDVVHVLRDGKIVKSGGKELAHDIEEHGYDHILNN; translated from the coding sequence ATGTTAGAAATTAAAAATCTTCACGTACAAGTAGAAGGAAAAGAAATTCTTAAAGGCGTAACATTCACGATTGAAAAAGGAAAAGTCTACGCCCTTATGGGTCCCAACGGCTCAGGAAAGAGCACACTCTCAAAAGTTATCATGGGCCATCCCCATTATGAAGTGACCGCAGGAGAGATTCTCCTTGACGGAAAAGATGTACTCTCAATGAGCCCTGATGAGCGCTCACGCGCAGGGCTTTTCATGAGTTTTCAACAACCTGTTGAAATTCCTGGCGTTACTATGTCCAGTTTTCTGCGCATGGCGGTGCAAGCACATCAAGAAGAAAAGCTCAACCTTGTTGAGTTTCACAAACAAGTGAAGGAGAAGATGGCAGAGCTTGGTATTGACTCCGCGTTCTTACGCAGATACTTAAATGAAGGTTTTTCAGGAGGTGAGAAGAAGCGTGCAGAAATTCTACAGATGGCTCTTCTCAAACCATCCTTTGCAATTCTTGATGAAACCGATAGCGGACTTGATGTTGATAGTCTTCGCGTAGTAAGTGAAGGTATTAACAAACTACGAGGCTCAGATATTGGTATTTTGCTTATCACGCACTACACAAGAATACTCAACCACATTGAACCAGATGTTGTGCACGTGTTGCGCGATGGAAAAATCGTCAAAAGTGGCGGGAAAGAATTAGCACATGACATTGAAGAGCATGGCTACGACCACATCTTAAACAACTAA
- a CDS encoding metal-sulfur cluster assembly factor — protein sequence MNKEDVQAILKTVVDPELGLDIWHLELIRDIKIEGNTVFITMTFTSPMCPYGPQLMQEIEQKIRAAGAEEVDFTITFSPPWQPSEEVRELLGLS from the coding sequence ATGAACAAAGAAGACGTACAAGCGATTTTAAAAACTGTTGTTGATCCCGAATTAGGTCTTGATATTTGGCACTTAGAGCTCATTCGAGATATTAAGATAGAAGGTAACACTGTGTTTATCACCATGACTTTCACCTCTCCGATGTGTCCGTATGGACCTCAGCTTATGCAGGAAATTGAGCAGAAGATACGAGCGGCAGGAGCAGAAGAGGTTGACTTTACTATTACGTTTTCACCTCCTTGGCAGCCAAGTGAAGAAGTACGAGAACTACTCGGCCTAAGTTAG
- a CDS encoding ribosome biogenesis protein translates to MKHLYKHPQTHEYTMKEEVGGKKTLSTFPPKYSPEDPMGEYRRRAKRELLQKEGKW, encoded by the coding sequence ATGAAACACCTCTACAAACATCCTCAAACACATGAGTATACTATGAAAGAAGAAGTAGGTGGGAAGAAAACACTCTCTACATTTCCTCCAAAATACAGTCCTGAGGATCCCATGGGGGAGTACAGGCGTAGGGCTAAAAGAGAATTGTTGCAAAAAGAGGGCAAATGGTAG
- a CDS encoding translation initiation factor IF-2 subunit alpha, translating into MARPEFPEEGELVMCTVTKVYPTSVFVTLDEWGDRSGMIHISEIAPGRIRNIRDYVVEGKKIVCKVLRIDKKKGHIDLSFRRVSDAQRREKVDEIKQAQRATQIITYVAEQCKENPMDIAKKIADYALKEYDTIFNYFEDIALDHELIKEAKLPKKVEETLLEVITTRIKPPQVSISAEVSIKSYAPNGIEVIKKALQDTLKVSDQISITYLGGGRYALKVVDEDYKSAEKVLKKASDVLTSAIRGPEGEIAITRT; encoded by the coding sequence ATGGCACGACCAGAATTTCCCGAAGAAGGGGAACTCGTCATGTGCACAGTAACGAAAGTCTATCCTACTTCTGTTTTCGTCACTCTTGATGAATGGGGGGATCGTTCAGGAATGATTCACATCTCTGAAATCGCCCCTGGTCGCATCAGAAACATTCGTGACTACGTTGTTGAAGGCAAAAAAATCGTTTGCAAAGTTCTTCGCATTGACAAAAAAAAGGGACACATTGATCTTTCTTTCAGACGAGTATCTGATGCTCAAAGACGTGAAAAAGTTGATGAGATCAAGCAAGCTCAAAGAGCAACACAAATTATCACCTATGTAGCAGAACAATGTAAAGAAAACCCGATGGATATTGCAAAGAAAATTGCAGACTACGCGCTCAAAGAATATGATACCATCTTCAATTACTTTGAAGACATTGCTCTTGATCACGAGCTCATAAAAGAAGCAAAACTTCCTAAAAAAGTAGAAGAAACACTCCTAGAAGTAATCACAACTCGTATCAAGCCCCCCCAAGTAAGCATTTCAGCAGAAGTATCAATCAAATCCTACGCGCCAAACGGAATAGAGGTTATTAAAAAAGCGTTACAAGACACGCTTAAGGTTTCAGATCAAATTTCCATCACGTATCTTGGAGGTGGAAGATACGCGCTCAAAGTTGTTGATGAAGACTACAAATCCGCCGAAAAAGTTCTCAAGAAAGCATCGGATGTATTAACATCAGCTATTAGAGGACCTGAAGGAGAAATCGCAATCACTCGAACATGA
- a CDS encoding 30S ribosomal protein S27e — MDPSSKFIKVRCAKCKNEQIVFGKPATTVRCLVCEKPLAESTGGKARIKARILEVL, encoded by the coding sequence ATGGATCCTAGCTCAAAATTTATCAAAGTTCGTTGCGCAAAATGCAAAAATGAGCAAATTGTTTTCGGAAAACCCGCAACCACAGTGAGATGCCTCGTATGCGAAAAACCACTTGCTGAATCCACTGGTGGAAAAGCCCGAATCAAAGCAAGAATTCTAGAAGTTCTCTAA
- the rpl44e gene encoding 50S ribosomal protein L44e (protein component of the ribosomal E (exit) site that binds newly deacylated tRNAs after peptide bond formation; contains a zinc finger motif) encodes MKLPKVRKRACPKCKKHTEHKVAQAKKRTPGSARPIGRWSKARSGFGKGFGNLGRYGSKPPINKFKMTGKKTSKKVDLRYTCTECNKTFTQSKGFRAKKVEFI; translated from the coding sequence ATGAAATTACCCAAAGTAAGGAAACGCGCATGCCCAAAGTGTAAAAAACACACTGAGCACAAAGTGGCACAAGCAAAGAAAAGAACTCCAGGTTCAGCACGTCCCATTGGACGATGGTCAAAAGCGCGTTCAGGTTTTGGAAAAGGATTTGGAAACCTTGGACGTTACGGATCAAAACCTCCCATCAACAAATTTAAAATGACTGGGAAGAAAACATCCAAAAAAGTAGACCTGCGCTACACCTGCACAGAATGTAACAAAACATTTACCCAAAGTAAAGGTTTTAGGGCAAAAAAAGTGGAGTTTATCTAA
- a CDS encoding DNA replication complex GINS family protein, producing the protein MSEVVITYEKLFEILRLEKQREELQPLDKQFYAHVLHYINQKKEVFDQAVDESNIFVGGEREKNRILLENIKRILKELYDRREKKIIDMAINESRTGAKLANTENMLDSEKELYESITTQLALKRKEVLWRLLNGMLPIGTQELSEEQKQRSETRKNTEDEELLEETTTSSQESNTTSQEPEIKEKTPPFKPQDLKTDAILDEEGLRIQLIEEVDQIVGPDLQIYGPFEKNTVTAVPKELANALIKTGKAKRAES; encoded by the coding sequence ATGTCAGAAGTTGTAATTACCTATGAAAAACTCTTTGAAATCTTACGACTAGAAAAACAAAGAGAAGAATTACAACCCCTTGACAAACAATTCTACGCACACGTTCTTCACTACATTAATCAGAAAAAAGAAGTGTTTGACCAAGCAGTTGATGAATCCAACATCTTCGTAGGGGGCGAACGAGAGAAAAATCGCATACTCTTAGAAAACATAAAACGCATTCTCAAAGAATTATATGATCGGCGCGAGAAAAAAATCATTGATATGGCCATCAACGAATCACGTACGGGGGCAAAGCTTGCAAACACGGAAAACATGCTTGACTCCGAAAAAGAACTTTACGAGAGTATCACAACACAATTGGCACTTAAACGAAAAGAAGTTCTCTGGAGGCTTCTTAATGGAATGCTTCCAATTGGAACGCAAGAACTCTCAGAAGAACAAAAACAACGCTCAGAAACCCGAAAAAACACCGAGGATGAAGAACTTCTTGAAGAGACGACTACGTCTTCTCAAGAGAGCAATACGACCTCTCAGGAGCCTGAAATCAAGGAGAAAACCCCTCCTTTTAAACCACAAGATTTAAAAACAGATGCTATCCTTGATGAAGAAGGACTAAGGATACAACTCATTGAAGAGGTGGATCAAATCGTGGGTCCAGACCTTCAAATTTACGGTCCGTTTGAAAAAAACACGGTAACTGCGGTTCCCAAAGAACTCGCAAACGCCCTCATCAAAACTGGAAAGGCAAAACGAGCAGAATCATGA
- a CDS encoding radical SAM protein — translation MRAKLGYHNITFAEQEDSIRLTLLEHFIHDIPRSTLEAIAPVHVEEGDLVFEGISEKKAENKFFRILDHALRNLYSTATKKPVSYVHSESGIPLMGCIAFGIVDRGTDMLEIKPLTGCNINCIFCSVDEGISSKKTTDIVVEADYLIEETRKLLEFKEHNGVDIYLNPHGDPTLYADLVYLVKGLRTLPQVRVVTMITNAQLLTQEKIDELIKAGLNRINISISATDELEGKKAAGWGQYDVKHVMNMVEYCSERIETFIGPVYLPGVNEQSIEDVVAWAKHLNVTIGIQNFLPYKGGRNPVKGVSMEKFFEFLKRLEEKYEVNLTSFDYELIPTKELPMQFKKNDVVRAEIVLPGRYAHEKIGKAGDRCITIRNCTQESGTLKVKIIKAKNNLFTAIPL, via the coding sequence ATGCGAGCAAAACTAGGATACCACAACATCACCTTCGCCGAACAAGAAGACAGCATTCGCCTCACCCTGCTTGAGCACTTCATACATGATATTCCACGCTCCACTCTTGAAGCAATAGCACCCGTTCACGTTGAAGAAGGAGATCTTGTCTTTGAAGGCATTTCTGAAAAAAAAGCCGAAAACAAGTTTTTTCGCATTCTCGACCACGCTTTGCGCAACCTCTACTCAACTGCCACTAAAAAACCTGTCTCCTACGTCCACTCAGAATCGGGCATCCCTCTGATGGGCTGTATTGCCTTTGGCATAGTAGATAGGGGTACGGATATGCTTGAAATAAAACCGCTTACAGGCTGCAATATTAACTGTATCTTCTGTTCCGTTGATGAAGGAATATCCTCAAAGAAAACCACCGATATCGTGGTTGAAGCAGATTACTTAATTGAAGAAACACGTAAACTCCTTGAATTCAAAGAACATAACGGTGTTGATATTTACTTGAATCCGCATGGAGATCCAACGCTTTACGCTGATTTAGTCTACTTAGTTAAGGGGTTGCGCACACTTCCACAAGTACGTGTCGTAACCATGATCACCAACGCACAATTACTCACACAGGAAAAAATTGACGAGCTAATCAAGGCAGGACTTAATCGTATTAACATCTCTATTTCCGCAACGGATGAGCTTGAAGGAAAAAAAGCAGCAGGATGGGGACAGTATGACGTTAAACACGTCATGAACATGGTTGAATATTGCTCCGAGCGTATTGAAACCTTTATCGGTCCAGTGTACTTACCAGGAGTTAATGAGCAATCCATTGAAGATGTTGTTGCTTGGGCAAAACATCTTAACGTCACCATTGGTATTCAGAACTTTCTCCCCTATAAAGGTGGAAGAAACCCTGTAAAAGGTGTTTCAATGGAGAAATTCTTTGAATTCTTAAAGCGCTTGGAAGAAAAGTACGAGGTGAACCTCACCTCTTTTGATTATGAGTTGATACCAACAAAGGAGCTCCCCATGCAGTTTAAGAAAAACGATGTGGTAAGGGCAGAAATTGTTCTTCCTGGACGTTACGCACATGAGAAAATAGGAAAAGCAGGAGATCGTTGCATCACGATTAGAAACTGCACACAAGAATCAGGAACGCTCAAAGTAAAAATCATCAAAGCAAAGAATAACCTATTCACAGCAATTCCTCTTTAG
- a CDS encoding small nuclear ribonucleoprotein (Enables 3` processing of polyadenylated mRNAs and tRNA precursors), whose translation MENSRPLDALNNARGKRVMVELKNGAHLSGILEAFDIHVNTVLKDAQETRNDTTRNLGTVFIRGDTVVLISPTE comes from the coding sequence ATGGAAAACTCAAGACCTCTTGACGCACTTAACAATGCACGCGGTAAGCGAGTAATGGTAGAGCTCAAAAACGGAGCTCACCTCTCAGGTATCCTCGAAGCATTTGATATTCATGTCAACACTGTGCTCAAAGACGCACAAGAAACAAGAAATGATACAACGCGCAACCTTGGTACCGTCTTCATTCGAGGAGACACTGTTGTGCTCATCTCACCAACAGAATAA